A region of the Anaerolineales bacterium genome:
TTGAAAAATTGAAATCATAGCTGAAACGAGAGGAAAGAAATGGCGAAAGGCAAATTTGAACGCACAAAGCCGCACATGAACGTGGGCACGATCGGACACATCGACCACGGCAAGACGACGCTGACGGCGGCGATCACGAAGTACTGCTCGTTCTTCGG
Encoded here:
- a CDS encoding GTP-binding protein gives rise to the protein MAKGKFERTKPHMNVGTIGHIDHGKTTLTAAITKYCSFFG